In Oncorhynchus tshawytscha isolate Ot180627B linkage group LG28, Otsh_v2.0, whole genome shotgun sequence, a genomic segment contains:
- the LOC112227212 gene encoding presenilins-associated rhomboid-like protein, mitochondrial isoform X2: MAWRGYFVKWTKTECINSVSTVSRGSRFTLHPQQRCGFRKEARKPETWKRDRGIPEETGPRPSEAADAVVSRKAVPPKSGPPPPGAAPRRTGKLFKPFMFTIGFTGCSFGAAAILQYESLKSRVKTAKNEAEQEKNGKASQDMTYWHNWWNQLTDFQKQVILLMSFVDDFWSSLTEGQQMATGIIAVNAVVLCCWRIPSMQRFMVKYFTANPASKTRCLPMLLSTFSHYSIIHMAANMYVLWTFSSSIVSLLGKEQFLAVYLSAGVISTMVSYLCKTSTGRLHPSLGASGAIMTVLAAVCTKMPEAKLGIILLPMVSFTAGNALKAIVAMDAAGLIMGWRLFDHAAHLGGALFGVWYVAYGHKLMWRKREPLVKAWHSMRSQAPGGRGRPGGSGGDGADLDPQHSTLGSWPITTDQVSDTPNWLGLAVGGI; this comes from the exons ATGGCGTGGAGAGGATATTTTGTCAAATGGACCAAAACAGAATGTATAAACTCTGTCTCCACAGTTTCGAGAGGTAGCAG GTTCACCCTCCACCCCCAGCAGAGGTGTGGTTTCCGGAAAGAAGCAAGGAAACCAGAGACATGGAAGAGGGACCGGGGCATCCCAGAAGAAACAGGCCCTCGCCCCTCTGAGGCTGCCGATGCGGTGGTGTCTCGGAAAGCGGTGCCCCCTAAATCAGGACCCCCACCCCCTGGCGCGGCCCCCAGGCGTACTGGGAAGCTGTTCAAGCCCTTTATGTTCACAATAGGG TTTACAGGGTGCTCCTTTGGTGCGGCCGCCATCTTGCAATACGAGTCCTTGAAGTCACGAGTGAAGACGGCCAAGAACGAGGCTGAGCAGGAGAAAAACGGAAAG GCATCACAAGACATGACATACTGGCACAACTGGTGGAACCAGCTAACAGACTTCCAGAAACAGGTCATCCTGCTCATGTCCTTTGTAGACGATTTCTGGAGCAGCCTGACTGAGGGTCAGCAGATGGCCACTG GGATCATAGCGGTCAATGCTGTGGTGCTCTGCTGTTGGCGAATACCCTCCATGCAACGATTCATGGTCAAGTACTTTACTGCCAACCCAGCCTCCA agACGCGGTGCCTTCCCATGCTCCTCTCCACCTTCAGCCATTACTCTATAATCCACATGGCGGCCAACATGTACGTCCTGTGGACCTTCTCCTCCAGCATCGTCTCTCTCCTGGGGAAGGAACAGTTCCTCGCTGTCTATCTCTCTGCTG GCGTGATCTCCACTATGGTGAGCTACTTGTGTAAGACCAGCACGGGACGCCTGCATCCCTCTCTTGGGGCG TCAGGGGCCATCATGACGGTCCTGGCCGCGGTCTGCACCAAGATGCCCGAGGCCAAACTGGGAATCATCCTCCTGCCCATGGTCAGCTTCACTGCAGGCAAC GCCTTGAAAGCGATCGTTGCCATGGATGCAGCGGGGCTCATTATGGGATGGAGGCTGTTTGATCATGCTGCTCACCTTGGAGGAGCCCTCTTCGGAGT GTGGTATGTAGCATACGGCCACAAGCTgatgtggaggaagagggagccACTGGTCAAGGCATGGCACAGCATGAGATCTCAGGCCCCTGGTGGACGGGGCAGGCCTGGGGGTTCGGGCGGCGACGGGGCAGACCTGGACCCCCAACATAGCACTCTGGGAAGTTGGCCCATAACCACCGATCAGGTGTCAGATACCCCCAATTGGTTAGGATTGGCTGTAGGGGGTATCTGA
- the LOC112227212 gene encoding presenilins-associated rhomboid-like protein, mitochondrial isoform X1, with product MAWRGYFVKWTKTECINSVSTVSRGSRFTLHPQQRCGFRKEARKPETWKRDRGIPEETGPRPSEAADAVVSRKAVPPKSGPPPPGAAPRRTGKLFKPFMFTIGFTGCSFGAAAILQYESLKSRVKTAKNEAEQEKNGKASQDMTYWHNWWNQLTDFQKQVILLMSFVDDFWSSLTEGQQMATGIIAVNAVVLCCWRIPSMQRFMVKYFTANPASKTRCLPMLLSTFSHYSIIHMAANMYVLWTFSSSIVSLLGKEQFLAVYLSAGTSLHSVISTMVSYLCKTSTGRLHPSLGASGAIMTVLAAVCTKMPEAKLGIILLPMVSFTAGNALKAIVAMDAAGLIMGWRLFDHAAHLGGALFGVWYVAYGHKLMWRKREPLVKAWHSMRSQAPGGRGRPGGSGGDGADLDPQHSTLGSWPITTDQVSDTPNWLGLAVGGI from the exons ATGGCGTGGAGAGGATATTTTGTCAAATGGACCAAAACAGAATGTATAAACTCTGTCTCCACAGTTTCGAGAGGTAGCAG GTTCACCCTCCACCCCCAGCAGAGGTGTGGTTTCCGGAAAGAAGCAAGGAAACCAGAGACATGGAAGAGGGACCGGGGCATCCCAGAAGAAACAGGCCCTCGCCCCTCTGAGGCTGCCGATGCGGTGGTGTCTCGGAAAGCGGTGCCCCCTAAATCAGGACCCCCACCCCCTGGCGCGGCCCCCAGGCGTACTGGGAAGCTGTTCAAGCCCTTTATGTTCACAATAGGG TTTACAGGGTGCTCCTTTGGTGCGGCCGCCATCTTGCAATACGAGTCCTTGAAGTCACGAGTGAAGACGGCCAAGAACGAGGCTGAGCAGGAGAAAAACGGAAAG GCATCACAAGACATGACATACTGGCACAACTGGTGGAACCAGCTAACAGACTTCCAGAAACAGGTCATCCTGCTCATGTCCTTTGTAGACGATTTCTGGAGCAGCCTGACTGAGGGTCAGCAGATGGCCACTG GGATCATAGCGGTCAATGCTGTGGTGCTCTGCTGTTGGCGAATACCCTCCATGCAACGATTCATGGTCAAGTACTTTACTGCCAACCCAGCCTCCA agACGCGGTGCCTTCCCATGCTCCTCTCCACCTTCAGCCATTACTCTATAATCCACATGGCGGCCAACATGTACGTCCTGTGGACCTTCTCCTCCAGCATCGTCTCTCTCCTGGGGAAGGAACAGTTCCTCGCTGTCTATCTCTCTGCTGGTACCAGcctacata GCGTGATCTCCACTATGGTGAGCTACTTGTGTAAGACCAGCACGGGACGCCTGCATCCCTCTCTTGGGGCG TCAGGGGCCATCATGACGGTCCTGGCCGCGGTCTGCACCAAGATGCCCGAGGCCAAACTGGGAATCATCCTCCTGCCCATGGTCAGCTTCACTGCAGGCAAC GCCTTGAAAGCGATCGTTGCCATGGATGCAGCGGGGCTCATTATGGGATGGAGGCTGTTTGATCATGCTGCTCACCTTGGAGGAGCCCTCTTCGGAGT GTGGTATGTAGCATACGGCCACAAGCTgatgtggaggaagagggagccACTGGTCAAGGCATGGCACAGCATGAGATCTCAGGCCCCTGGTGGACGGGGCAGGCCTGGGGGTTCGGGCGGCGACGGGGCAGACCTGGACCCCCAACATAGCACTCTGGGAAGTTGGCCCATAACCACCGATCAGGTGTCAGATACCCCCAATTGGTTAGGATTGGCTGTAGGGGGTATCTGA